One Hypomesus transpacificus isolate Combined female chromosome 6, fHypTra1, whole genome shotgun sequence DNA segment encodes these proteins:
- the ezrb gene encoding ezrin b, with the protein MPKAVNVRVTTMDAELEFAVQPSTTGKQLFDQVVKTIGLREVWYFGLQYLDGKGYHTWLKLDKKVSSQDVKKENPLQFKFRAKFFPEDVSEELIQEITQKMFFLQVKDGILSDEVYCPPETAVLLASYSVQAKFGDFSKDVHRPGYLTSDRLLPQRVLEQHKLSREQWEERIQVWHEEHRGMLKEDAMLEYLKIAQDLEMYGVNYFDIKNKKGTELWLGVDALGLNIYEKDDKLTPKIGFPWSEIRNISFNDKKFIIKPIDKKAPDFVFYAPRLRINKRILQLCMGNHELYMRRRKPDTIEVQQMKAQAREEKHHKQMERAQLENEKKKREAMEREKEQMEREKQELMMRLYQFEEKTKKAEKELQEQMQRAMQLEQERRRAEDEAARLEAERQLALLAKEELARQAEDQMKSQEQLAAELAEHTAKIALLEEARRRKEEEADTWQHRAREAQDDLLKTKEELHMVMTAPPPPPPPPMYEPLLDDNSDSEENASMHSADLPTEGINDHRNEEERITEAEKNERVQKQLMALSSELAQARDDTKKTQNDLLHSENVRAGRDKYKTLRQIRQGNTKQRIDEFEAL; encoded by the exons ATGCCAAAAGCA GTCAATGTACGCGTCACTACCATGGACGCTGAGCTGGAGTTTGCCGTCCAGCCCAGCACCACCGGCAAACAGCTGTTTGACCAG GTAGTGAAGACCATTGGCTTACGAGAAGTCTGGTACTTTGGGCTCCAGTATTTGGACGGCAAAGGATATCACACTTGGCTGAAACTTGATAAAAAG gtGTCGTCCCAGGACGTGAAGAAGGAGAACCCGCTCCAGTTCAAGTTCCGGGCCAAGTTCTTCCCAGAGGATGTGTCGGAGGAGCTGATCCAGGAGATCACCCAGAAGATGTTCTTCCTGCAGGTGAAGGACGGGATCCTGAGTGACGAGGTGTACTGCCCCCCAGAGACCGCAGTGTTGCTGGCCTCTTACTCCGTCCAGGCCAAATTTGGAGACTTTTCCAAGGATGTCCACCGGCCTGGCTACCTCACGTCTGACCGCCTGCTGCCCCAGAG GGTTCTGGAGCAACACAAGCTCTCCAGAGAGCAGTGGGAGGAGAGAATCCAGGTGTGGCATGAGGAGCACCGCGGCATGCTCAA GGAAGACGCTATGCTGGAGTACCTGAAGATTGCCCAGGACCTGGAGATGTACGGGGTCAACTACTTTGACATCAAGAACAAAAAGGGGACCGAGTTGTGGCTGGGTGTGGACGCCCTGGGGCTCAACATCTACGAGAAGGATGACAA ACTGACCCCAAAGATTGGCTTCCCCTGGAGCGAGATCAGGAACATCTCCTTCAACGACAAGAAGTTCATCATCAAACCCATCGACAAGAAGGCCCCG GACTTTGTGTTCTACGCCCCTCGCCTGCGCATCAACAAGCGCATCCTGCAGCTGTGCATGGGCAACCACGAGCTGTACATGCGCAGACGCAAGCCCGACACCATCGAGGTGCAGCAGATGAAGGCCCAGGCCCGCGAGGAGAAGCACCATAAACAgatggagag GGCCCAGCTGGAGAacgagaagaagaaaagagaggccatggagagagagaaggagcaaatggagagagagaagcaggagcTGATGATGAGGCTCTACCAGTTTGAGGAAAAGACCAAGAAGGCAGAAAAAG AGCTGCAGGAGCAGATGCAGAGGGCCatgcagctggagcaggagaggaggagggctgaggaCGAGGCAGCACGTCTGGAGGCAGAGCGCCAGTTAGCCTTGCTGGCCAAGGAGGAGCTGGCACGCCAGGCTGAGGACCAGATGAAGAGCCAGGAGCAGCTG GCTGCAGAACTAGCTGAACACACAGCTAAGAtagccctgctggaggaggccaggaggcgcaaggaggaggaggcagacacGTGGCAGCACAGG GCCAGAGAAGCCCAGGATGACCTGCTGAAGACCAAGGAAGAGCTCCACATGGTGATGACggcccccccaccgcccccccctccccccatgtaCGAGCCACTGCTGGACGACAACAGCGACAGCGAGGAGAACGCCAGCATGCACAGCGCCGACCTGCCCACCGAGGGCATCAACGACCACCGCAATGAGGAGGAGCGCATCACCGAAGCGGAGAAGAATGAGCGAGTGCAGAAGCAGCTGATG GCACTGAGCTCTGAGCTGGCCCAGGCACGCGATGACACCAAGAAGACCCAGAACGACCTGCTGCACTCGGAAAATGTGCGCGCTGGCCGGGACAAGTACAAGACACTGCGCCAGATCCGACAAGGCAACACCAAGCAGAGGATTGATGAGTTTGAGGCCTTATAA